A single genomic interval of Chryseobacterium paludis harbors:
- a CDS encoding VOC family protein: MKLTSLRIITKDIKQSVQFYEMAIGLTAQWFTEDFAELSTDSITLAIGSTRTMKMFSENMTESTGSKSSIIEFLVANVDDEYERIKNMTDNIIQTPTTMPWGNRSLLFCDPDGNLINFFTPVTPEAIKKFS, translated from the coding sequence ATGAAGTTAACCTCATTAAGAATTATTACAAAAGACATCAAACAATCTGTTCAATTTTATGAAATGGCAATCGGATTAACGGCTCAATGGTTTACAGAAGATTTTGCTGAACTCTCAACAGATTCAATTACTCTGGCTATCGGAAGCACCCGCACTATGAAGATGTTTAGTGAAAATATGACAGAATCAACTGGTAGTAAAAGCAGCATTATAGAATTTCTTGTTGCCAATGTTGATGACGAATATGAAAGGATTAAAAATATGACAGATAACATTATTCAGACTCCGACTACCATGCCCTGGGGTAACCGGTCGCTCCTATTCTGTGATCCTGATGGAAATTTAATCAACTTTTTCACTCCAGTAACACCGGAAGCCATTAAAAAATTCAGCTAA